The DNA region CAACCTTCTTTTTAAGGGATATTTTAAAATCCAGATCGGACTCGATTAACTTAACAAATTCTTCCAAATCAAAAAGCACATGGAGCCTTTGCGTTTTCTCAAGTCACTTAAATTATTGAACAAAAAGTTAATTTGTTAATAAGTTTTTGTAACGGATGTGGTTGAGGGCATTTATCTTTAATAATACCGTTTCAAAGTTTATTTAAATTAGTGTTCGCCTTTGCGGGGGCTAGCTAATCATCAGGTAAAAACGTATTTTTGCATAATGGCAGCAGCAGATCAAATTAAAAGTCTAATCAAATCGTACGCAGAAGATGATGAACATCGCTTCTTTACAACTGCTATGCAAATCGCAGCCTCTGAAGCGAGACAGGGACATACAACTGTCGCCCAAGAACTTAAGCAATTGATTGAGAGGGCCAGAAAAGAGAAGTCGGTTGCCTATCTAGATTCTCCCAAGACTGTTTCGATTTCTGCGCCCAAGAGAGAGCTCAAAGAACTTATCGAGGTCTTTAAGCCCAGAATTGACCTAAGAGATATGGTATTGGATCTGGGCGTGAAAGAATCGCTTAACAAAGTAATCAACGAGCAAAAAAACTGGGAGCTGTTAAAAAAACACAATCTTAGTCCCAGGAGGAAATTGTTGCTGACCGGTCTACCTGGAACAGGAAAAACGATGACTGCCCAGGCAATTGCTGGGGAATTGGGTTTATCGGTATATATTATCCGCCTTGATGGGCTGATGTCCAAATATCTGGGTGAATCTATAGCCAAGTTAAGGCTAATATTTGATGCCATGGAAGAGCATCGGGCGGTTTATCTGTTTGATGAATTTGATTCCATTGGCTCACATCGCGATAAGGGCCAGGATATTGGTGAAATAAAACGGGTATTAAATAGCTTTTTAATAAACATAGAAAAAGATCAGAGCAATAGTATTATTGTTGCTGCGACAAACCTTCCTGAAAGTCTGGATAAGGCATTGTTCAGAAGATTTGACGATGTGATCAACTATCCACTGCCAAACCTTAATCAAATTGGCGAAAGTATAAAAAAAACAACCAGAAGTTTTTCGTTCTCAAAGAAACCGAATTATACCAAACTTGCTAAGTTGGCGGAAGGCCTTAATTATTCGGAAATAACCAAGGCATGTGAAGAGGCAATTAAGGAAATGATTTTATCCGGCGCTACAAAGTTGGATTCTTTGGAAATAGAAAAATCTTTATCTAAAAAAACTCCTCTTAAACATGGCCAGACAGAATCCCAAAAAACACATCAAACTTGATGGTTTTGCCCAAAGTTTAGACTATGCTTACCCAAAAAAAACGTTCTCAGGCAACCTCGACCTTGCGCAGCGGAATAGAAACCAACACGGCAACCGCATCCTAGCCCAGCTCGATGCCATCCGCCAAAGATTTGATATTCCTGTTGAGGTGGATCTGCCCGAAGGCATACTTAGGGATGAAGCTGTCTATGTGGAGTTCACTTCTGAATGGGGTTACAAGCTAGATTTCAATAGTATGGATCAGGATAAGACAGATCCACTTTTCCAAATTTTGAATATACGCGAAGAGCAGGAAGATGTTGAAGAAAACCATAGGTTTCGATATCATGTCACAATGATGATGACCCAGGGTGGTATCAGCAATTTCATTGAAAAAATCCGGCTTTATATTAATGAAAATATTTTCCGAAAGGACAAAATCACCGGCGAACGAGTGGATACCGGAAATGCAAAATATTATAAATTATTTTTGAATATTGAAAGCATTCAGTCGGCAACATTGAAATCATTTTGGGCTGATGAACCGGAAATAGATTTTCCAGATGAAAATGAAGATCTCTGGTGGGAAGTTTGGTTTAGAAAAACTGGCAATGACCAATTCAGGATAGCCAGGGTTTTGGAAAACCTAGCTTTAACGGGTGTTCAGGTCGGCCAATCCGAACTGGTTTTTGCAGAGCACCGGGTTCGCCTGGTCAAAGGAACTGCCATCCAACTGTCCCGTTCCATTATGCTTTTGGACAATTTATCTGAGCTTAGAAAACCACAGGAAACGGCTGATTTCATCTGCCATAAAGATCAGGACTATCAGGATCACGCCGAGTGGATGTCGGAATTACTGGAACGGACTGACGTTGAAATAAACGGAAATTCTGTCCTGATCTGTTTACTTGATAGCGGAGTGAACAACGCGCATCCATTGATACAGCCATTTCTTCCAGATGCGCACATGGGGTCGTTTAAGCCAGACGACTGGGGAACCGGAGATGACTGGCCTAATGGTGGTCATGGTACGGGCGTAGCAGGGCTGACTCTTTATGGAGATATGGTTGATGCGTTAAATGAACCTGGCCGCATCAGGATCTTACATGGGCTGGAATCTTTTAAAATAATTAACCAGGCTGATGCAAATGACCCTGAGTTATACGGAGCTATTACTGAATATGCGACCAGTACGCCTTTAGTAGACCGTCCTGAGAATCCCCGCGTTTTTTGTATGACCATTACTGATAAGGAATTTGCTTTTAAGGGCCGGCCATCTGCATGGTCTGCAGCAATAGACAAAATAGCTTTTGGCTCTGCCCTGGAACCTGTCGCCCCCCAACTGGTGATCGTGAGCAGTGGAAATGTGATCACCGAAAATCACGATGATTATCCCGATTTGAACTTGAGGGAATCTATACATGATCCGGCACAGGCATATAATGCAGTCACTGTTGGAAGTTACACGAGAAAAGACAGGATCGATCCTGCGACCGGGCATATTCATTTGGCCCCTAATGGCGCGATGTCGCCCAGCAATTCTACTTCGACACTATGGGAAAGTCAATGGCCGATCAAACCTGATATCGTTATGGAAGGCGGCAACTGCAGTACTGATGGCGTATATGTTTCAGATCATTACGACTTGAAAATGTTAACCGCCGATAGAGATTTTCCTAGTTATACCTTTATGCCATTCGGGGATACTAGCGGAGCTGCAGGCTTAGCGGCTAAAATGGCGGCAGAGCTGCGCACCTTTTATCCGGAGTTCTGGCCTGAAACAATAAGAGCTCTAATGGTACACGCTGCAGACTGGACTGCCGGCATGCTGAATAACCGTTCTTTTGAGGCACTAAATGAAACTGACCGAAAACTGTTGTTAAGATCAGTCGGTTACGGCGTGCCTATTTTGGAAAATGCTCTTTATAGTGCTAATAACAGTTTGACACTGATCGCTGAAAGGGAAATCCAACCTTATCATTTGGTCAGCTCGGTTGGAAAAAGCAGGGAGTATCACCTTTATGATTTACCCTGGCCAGAAGACGTTTTGTTAAATCAACTTTTTGATCAGGATGTTACATTAAAAATCACGCTATCTTACTTTATTGAACCTAATCCAGGAAGCAAAAATAAGCGCTATGTGAATAATTTCCATTATCACTCACATGCTTTAGAATTTGCTGTAATCAAAGAAAATGAACCATTAGAGATGTTCAAACGGCGGATATCAAAGGCTTCTGAGCTCGAAGATGATCAAATCGACAGGACGGAGGAAAAATGGTCAATTAAAAGGGTAAGGTCCAGGGGTTCCATCAAGAAGGATTTTGTGACGATGTCCGGAGCGGATATGTCGGCCAGGAATAAGATCGCCATTTATCCGAAGCCAGGTTGGTATAGAAGTCGCAAAAAACTGGGGAAAACCGATTCTATTGTTAGATATAGTTTGATTGTAACGCTTGAAACTGCAAATGTTGAAATTGACCTGATGACCCCTGTGCTAAATCAGCTGGGAGCTTTACCTGTGTAATTAGTACTTAATCGTTTGTCAATGGAATCCTTTAAAGTTTTAAGTTGCGATAGATCTACCATTTGACTTTGCCGATGTGCCTAGTAATATTTTTGAAGAACGGCCCGTTTAGGATTTTCCCCGATCTGATCTTTGGGAACAGTTATGAATCGGTCGGTATTTATTTCAAGTGAGATACAGTTTAAACCGAAACGGGGTGGTCAATTTCAGCGAAATCTCCAGCTACAGTGATTTCCTAGCCGCAAACGATATTTGACAAAGTAAAATCTAAATTTGATGCATTGCAAATACGTATTAAAGTCGAGTGTGTAATATTCATATGTTAATTATATAATAATCCAAGTCTCAAAAGATTAATTTTGGGTATCAAGCATTGCCTATTAACCAGTTCGAAAATTGTCTAGTAACGATCTTTTAAGTTTTGAAATAATTCGCAACTTTAGCCAATTCCTGTAAATCAGGCAGGAAAAAATTCGAAATTTGTCCAGTAACCGCTACCAAATCAGCAAAAGAGGCATAATTCAGATTTGATTCTGATATGCCTCTTTTCTCTTTGAAAATATTCGTTAAACACAAACGAGCTACAAAAATACCAGGTTTATTTCACTGGCCGAAGTTATCGTCTTTTTGATCATAACTCATACCACTGGCAGACGGTAGTGCTTGCAGTTGTTGATTGCTATGGTATCGCCAGAAAATCAGTTGAAGGCTGCCGAGCGATAGATTCCATTGCCATCTTCACTTATTTATAAGGTTTGAAGTTTTGACAGAGCAGATTGACATGTTCAAAAATTGAAAGATAAAATTCTGATGAACTTTTATCTTGCGAAGAGATTATTTCAAATTTCCTTCTCTTCAGCGTCAAAAGCCGACTGCATACTTTGGGTTGATATCCAGTGTCTAATATTCACCTGAAATCCCCACAGAAAAAATCAATGACGTTTGCTTTTCAATATCACTTCGCCTAACGTATCATTAGGCTTTGGCGACCGCTGATGAAACTGAATCAAAAAACTACTCTTCCAACAGTGCTGCACTGCACCACAAATATGGCGCCTGACCATGAAAGTCGCCCGCGTTGCGTGGCCGATCGTGATAATGCTGCTTGTCATTTTTTTTACCCGTACCAATACATACCTCAGTAACGTTATTGCGAGAATCGATATAGCGAATCATTGCCAGCCAGGCTTTTTTCGCTGCAGGTGCATATTCACTCGCCTTTAACCAACCCTCCTGTACCCCTATAATAAAGCCATAAGTAAACATTGCCGATCCAGAGGTTTCCACCCAAAAATCAGATTCATCGATTAACTGGTTCCACATGCCATTTGGCCTTTGGTACTGCTTTAAACTTTGCATCATTTTCAGGTAGCCCTCCATAATCCGTGGTCGGTCTTTATGGTCGGTAGGCAGCATGCGCAATAAATTCGGCATACCTACCGCCATCCAGCCATCTCCACGCCCCCAATAATAAGGAACATCCGGTGCGTGGTAGAACAGGCCGTTCCCGCGTTGCAGTTCATCCAAATAAAGCACCATTTCTTTAGCTGCTCTATCAATGTATTTTCGGTCGCCAGTTACTTTATAAGCCTCCCCCTGTACTACCGTAATCATGTACATGTCATCTATCCAAAGGCGGGTTTGCCACGAAAAACCCTTATCAGCCCAGCTTTTCTCTATTCGCTTAGCATTTTGCGGTAACTCCCATTGCGAATCTGCATAAGCCAGTCCTATCTTTTTATACCGCTCATCTTTCGTTATTTCATAAAGTTTAAAGGCCAAACTGCCAAACATATTATAATCAACATGGTTCATCGGTGGCAACAATTCCTTTTCATAGCTAAATAATGGCTCAAACTTATCAACTAGTAATTTAATCAGTTTATTGTCCTTTGCCCTTACCGCATAATCCAAAGCACCATTCCAGGTGCACACTTCAGCGTAATGAATATATCTGTCGTAAAACTCATGTTTGTTATCTACAAAGTGATAAGCCAAACGCTTACCCACTTCGTTGGGTGTAAAACCTTTCGAGAAACCAGCCAGCTCCTTATGCTGTGCAAATAGCACCTGGCAGGTTATTAAGGCAATTAACATAGATAATATTCTATTATACATCATTTCTGTTAGTTTATTAAATTGTGGTGTTTTTAATTTGATGTCGTTAAACCGGTTCTTTCATTTTGATATCCTTTTTCAGCACAGGCCCAGGTCTATTCATCCGGCTTGCTTTATTCGCCTCACCCGGTCTTTCGCCCTTAAGCCATTCTCCCGGCAACTTTTTTCCATCAATATCATCACGATCCCGAGTAGGATTTTTGGGTTTCGAATCGCCCGTCTCCATTATCCACCTATCAACTGCCTCACGCAAATAAGAAAGCATTTTTTTATTGCCCGCCACCGTAGCCACGTTCGTAAACTCCAAAGGATCT from Pedobacter endophyticus includes:
- a CDS encoding AAA family ATPase, with translation MAAADQIKSLIKSYAEDDEHRFFTTAMQIAASEARQGHTTVAQELKQLIERARKEKSVAYLDSPKTVSISAPKRELKELIEVFKPRIDLRDMVLDLGVKESLNKVINEQKNWELLKKHNLSPRRKLLLTGLPGTGKTMTAQAIAGELGLSVYIIRLDGLMSKYLGESIAKLRLIFDAMEEHRAVYLFDEFDSIGSHRDKGQDIGEIKRVLNSFLINIEKDQSNSIIVAATNLPESLDKALFRRFDDVINYPLPNLNQIGESIKKTTRSFSFSKKPNYTKLAKLAEGLNYSEITKACEEAIKEMILSGATKLDSLEIEKSLSKKTPLKHGQTESQKTHQT
- a CDS encoding S8 family peptidase encodes the protein MARQNPKKHIKLDGFAQSLDYAYPKKTFSGNLDLAQRNRNQHGNRILAQLDAIRQRFDIPVEVDLPEGILRDEAVYVEFTSEWGYKLDFNSMDQDKTDPLFQILNIREEQEDVEENHRFRYHVTMMMTQGGISNFIEKIRLYINENIFRKDKITGERVDTGNAKYYKLFLNIESIQSATLKSFWADEPEIDFPDENEDLWWEVWFRKTGNDQFRIARVLENLALTGVQVGQSELVFAEHRVRLVKGTAIQLSRSIMLLDNLSELRKPQETADFICHKDQDYQDHAEWMSELLERTDVEINGNSVLICLLDSGVNNAHPLIQPFLPDAHMGSFKPDDWGTGDDWPNGGHGTGVAGLTLYGDMVDALNEPGRIRILHGLESFKIINQADANDPELYGAITEYATSTPLVDRPENPRVFCMTITDKEFAFKGRPSAWSAAIDKIAFGSALEPVAPQLVIVSSGNVITENHDDYPDLNLRESIHDPAQAYNAVTVGSYTRKDRIDPATGHIHLAPNGAMSPSNSTSTLWESQWPIKPDIVMEGGNCSTDGVYVSDHYDLKMLTADRDFPSYTFMPFGDTSGAAGLAAKMAAELRTFYPEFWPETIRALMVHAADWTAGMLNNRSFEALNETDRKLLLRSVGYGVPILENALYSANNSLTLIAEREIQPYHLVSSVGKSREYHLYDLPWPEDVLLNQLFDQDVTLKITLSYFIEPNPGSKNKRYVNNFHYHSHALEFAVIKENEPLEMFKRRISKASELEDDQIDRTEEKWSIKRVRSRGSIKKDFVTMSGADMSARNKIAIYPKPGWYRSRKKLGKTDSIVRYSLIVTLETANVEIDLMTPVLNQLGALPV
- a CDS encoding glycoside hydrolase family 88/105 protein encodes the protein MMYNRILSMLIALITCQVLFAQHKELAGFSKGFTPNEVGKRLAYHFVDNKHEFYDRYIHYAEVCTWNGALDYAVRAKDNKLIKLLVDKFEPLFSYEKELLPPMNHVDYNMFGSLAFKLYEITKDERYKKIGLAYADSQWELPQNAKRIEKSWADKGFSWQTRLWIDDMYMITVVQGEAYKVTGDRKYIDRAAKEMVLYLDELQRGNGLFYHAPDVPYYWGRGDGWMAVGMPNLLRMLPTDHKDRPRIMEGYLKMMQSLKQYQRPNGMWNQLIDESDFWVETSGSAMFTYGFIIGVQEGWLKASEYAPAAKKAWLAMIRYIDSRNNVTEVCIGTGKKNDKQHYHDRPRNAGDFHGQAPYLWCSAALLEE